The sequence caccggcacacaaaccccggcggcggcggcggaggagggcgtgaCTTCCTCCAACTTGCCTCCTATTGCGCTCCGGCCGCTGCCCTTCTGCAGGAACTTGGCGAAGTAGTTGTCAAGGTTCattatgtgtgtgtggggggtgggtgggtgggtggatgggtgcggggaagggggctAAAGATCTTCCGTGCGCTGGGCTGCGTGCTGATGAACACGCCGACACGATGAGCAGCGTGATTGGGCGCTGCGTTTGGGAGGAAGGCGAAGTGAGGCcacaagagagaaggcaggtcagcacgcacagacacaatGTCTTGCTTCTCCTATGGAATAATACCGGACTGGATGCGCTCCGGGAGTGGACGTGGGCGTGGGGGCGTTGCAGCGGTATGAGGCGAAGAGGCGAGAGGAATCCAAGATGCGCGTTGGCCGTCatgaggaagggagagagacacgaaaatgaagagggggggaggcgaggcgcaacgggcgcgcgcgtgttgGACTACCATCGCGCCAGGCCTAGCAGAGCCgaggagagacggagagccTCCTGTGTATTATGCAGCACGAAGGGAGCAGCGTTGAGCGCACACGATGGGTGCGCACCCGCCACGGCGATCACCGAGGGACTGTCACTGCGGAAGATGCCGGGAGGGAGCAAAGAGCAAGGCGTCCaccctcgctgccgcctcttaGAAGCGACTTCGCCTCTTGCGCCTTCTGAAgatttttttgtttgcctgCTGCCCTGTAATTCGAGGTGCCCATGTTAGGGTAGTGGGCACCTTATgtagctgcgcagcagcgcacactcTCACTCTTACTCTCACCTTGTACCTGTGTATGCGTGGGAGCCTGTGCTTCTGCGGAAAAGCGCCGAGAGCACGCCCCTCAACATTCACTCATGCCTCACCCCCCTCGTGAGCGCACCGACAGCGCTGCATGTTTGCCTCATCACCATCACGACCGTCActggcctcctcctctcttcccttctctgcctctctcgcctaTGGGTGGCCTCCACACGCTTCATGGTGCGCGCACCGAGACAGAACAAGAGGCAGGTAGGGACCGGCCTTGTTCGCTATCAACGCCGACATCGCTGCCACCATCATTGGGAGCCGACACGAGCGCACATCCACGTCCACATGTGTCGGTCCGCTTTACCAGCTCGTGTTGTTGTTCAGTTCTTCGCGTGTACTCACGCGGCTCAGGAGAACAGTGATGTCATCCGGCTTGCCGCCCTTGGCGTCAGTTTGCCCGAACCTACGCAGCATCGAGGCCCACGGCGAGTTGGTATCCGGGTTCACGGAGGTCTTGTAGGCGTCGGTGATGATGCGCTGCGCGACACGATAGGGGTCCACGTACTCGATCTTCGCGTCCAAGATGCCACTGAGGAAGAAGCCCACAAGCGGGATCTTGGCGATGGggctctcctccaccttgcCAATCCACCCGGCGTCCGCGGCGAGCTCGGAGTTGAAGCGATTGTCGAAGAGGCCGTCGGTGCCCATCACAATAACGTCGCCCTCTTGCACCGGCACCGACTCGCGAACACAGTCCTGCACGCGGTCAGAGAACGCGCGCCCTACCATCgaccgcggcagcactgccaGCTGGAACGGCGCGTTGAAGCCGTGCACCTTCTCGTGTACGCGGAAGTACATGTCGCGGTTGCGCACCACCAtcacgccgctgtcgccgaggTTCGCCACGTCGAGCCTGTGGCTGCCGTCATCCTCTTTGCGCAGAGTTGCCACACaagccgtgctgctgcccaccTTGACAATGCCGTCCTTCACTACTTTGGTGTAGGCGGCATCAAGGATCTTCTCTGGGTCGCGCTCGCCACGGTGCGTCTCCGCAAACAGCTTCGCGTTCTCCATCAACGCGTTGGCAAACAAGGAGGGGTCGACGCCCTCAGAGCGCCAGCCGCCGACACCGTCGGCAACGCCGATGACCTTGTAGTTGTTCGCTACGAAGAAGCTATCTTCGCCGCAGTCAAGCTCGATGAAGCTCGCGCGCTTGCGCCAGCTCACCGACTGTCGCCGCTTGCGCTCGTCCGTGTCGCTGCGGTACATCTTCTGCGGCGTCGGCTTCGCCTTGCAGAAGGCCCAgctctgcagcaccagctcTGTCGGGTCCTTCTCATCCTCCGGGGCCTCATCCGGCGGCGTGCCCCACGAGTTCACGTCGTTGTCGTTGGCCTGtgccagcgcctgcgcgcttGGCTGGCCGCTCGGCGTTAGCGGTACACTGTGACGGGCACCCAtcgttgtgcgcgtgtgcacgagtggaggtggtgggagggagggaacgAGAGTAGGGACAGACTGCTGATCGCTCACGGGCACGCAATGCTGTCGGAGCAATACTGACTTGCTGTCTGATGCGACTCACGTCGTTCTCGAGGATGGAACACGTATCCTTCACACGCAAGACGGGCAGACACGCAGTCTGCCACACCAACGATGCACTTGATATCCATCGAAGAGGCGTTACtcaagggagggagagggaagaagggagggagaggcgcggAAACTTaaggagggcagcagcgggagcacacacacacacacacagcgagagcgagcaagacgagaagaagggggaggaggtacTGCTTCCTTCGTTTGCCTTCGTGGCAGGTGCAGTTCTACACCGTATGTGTCTCGgttgggagggggaggagaagtcgtggtggtgggtgaGGGGTCATCAGAGACATGGCAGAGGGAGGGCCTTGAAGGGGGCCCTCACATGCGTACCCAGCCGGTGCGTGAGTGAAAAGCATGAGAGAAACGCACAGAGGGGCGAAGAGAACAAGCAGGGACGATGACatcgagaaagagagcagaATGCACGTACACAAGGAAAGCCGCCATCATTCATGTGCGCACGGACCTTCCACATCCTCCCATCCCCGTAGTTACTGCCCCCCCATCCCACATCCTCTCACGGATCATCCGTGAGGATGTGCGACTCCGGCACACCCGCAGAGACAAGTGCCTCGGTGCAGTCATTCACAAATTTCTGCGGGCCACACACGTACGCCAGCGGCATGTCTGCGCCGAAGTACTTCTGGACAGCTGCGGAAACATTCGCCGGTCGTATGCGGGAACGGTGAgtgatggtggtgacgggGCAGGAGTTCGGTGGCGACGATTCAGCGCTTGTGCGCTGCTCCTGACCAGCATCCGTGCTCGGGGTGATGAAGAGCTCCATCACGTACGTTTTGACTGGCTTCCTCGCCCCGCTTCCGCCGCTGGTCTTCTCGGCCGTGCCCAGCGCTGAGCGAGGGAACTCTCGTTGCCACCGCCCGAACTGCTCCAGCTTCGGCACCGTCTCCAGAGTGCGGTTCGAGTGAAGATGCACCacgtgcagcggctccgcaCTCTCCACGTAGAGCGAGTCGCCGAGAGAGGCGTTCAGGAAAGCATAGGCCGGTGTCACGCCGATCCCGGCCGTCAGCCACAGCACCCTGCCGCCCACTCTGCGAATGGTGTCATGGTGGCGGGCGAAGGTGAAggtgccgccgacgcgagcgatgggcagcggcgcgttCAGCGAATGCTCGTGCAGCCACGCGCTGCCACTCGCCTGCGTGTCGGTGCAGGCGGCCTTCACGATGATGCTGAAGAGACTGCCGTTGTGATTCATGTCACAGATGGTCCAGCGGCGTCGCATCAGTTCgcctgctgtggctgcgggggcggaagaggagagaagatCCGCAGCTTGGCCGTCGCTGCCATTGGCTGGGCGTCTCTCCTTGATTGGGAGCTCAAGCTCCACGTACTCACCAAGCTCCGCATGCCGGAGCAGGGGGCCCGCGTGGTGGACGAAGTCAAACTGCCGCACTTGTGGGCAGACGTCGGTGATGGCAACACAGGAGACCATAGGGCGCGTTgtggggctgctgcagctgctgccgagggATGCCATCTCGTGGGGCCGCGTCTTCTGTGCGTTGTCGAGTGAGTTGACGCCTCGGGTGCCGGTGTTGCCGCCGGCTTTAGCAAGCGAGCCCATGTGCTGAAAGACTTGGCCGCTGCGCAGTTCGACGCCGGCATGGCTGTGAATGCCTGGCGCACGCAGGCCGCGACCTCCGCCGTCGACCGGCAGGCTCATGGGCCTCTCCCGGTTCGCCAGCTCCATGGAAGCATACGCGTCGCTTTCCAGTGTGGGGCCACTGAGGTCCACCCGCACATAAACATCCTCGGCCTCATCCACCTCGACCTTGTGGACACGCTGCTTGCAGCCCTTTGATCGGACCGCGTGCTTTGGCTTCCCGCCAGCAGGGCTCAACTCGACGCCCAAGTAGAGTCCCTCGCCGGTGTCCAGCGCGATCTTGTAGCTGTGCCACGGGCATATAATGCATGGGTGGCCGCCCATCTCTTCGATGTCcccaagcagcagcggcccgcCATGGTGGTAACACGCGTTGTCGATTGCGTAGAGCTCATTACGATAGCACACGACGGCGATGTtgcgtgtgccgcagcggacAAGCTGACGGGAGCCGTTCGTGAAGTGCAAGCGCTTGCCCACGTACACTCGATCGGGCGCCGAGCTTGCAGACATGACAGTGCCGAATAACGGcaggagtgtgtgtgcgtgtgtacaaGGGGTAGtgaaaaggggagggagggcggcaggGACTTCTGAGCAAacagaggaggtggagggtACGCCGACAGTTGCACACACGGGATGTGCGAggtgggaggagagggggagggggagggacagagaggggcgacgcgcaggcacacgcacacgtgacGTGATCAgcaggagggaagagggacTGAAAGCCGTGGTGACACGCGGAGGCGCCGTTGTGCGGGCGCTTGGCCGAGTGGGCAGCCGTGTGGATAGGTGTGGGTGCGTCTTATCTACGACtcggagagagggcgggggaAGCAAGGACGGAGATGAATTtgaaagagaagaggcacCCGCGCTGGGACCACGGCGGGTGCTGGGGGTGGGCGGAAGGGCAGTCATCACCTGGGAGCCGACGACCGCGCTGATACCTCTATCAAGGTATGCCGCtgcggagaagggggaggggatggaCTGTGGCAGCTGCTGTGAAAGATGCCGCGCGCTCAAACACTGACTcacagaggaagaagagcgctAGCTCGCTTCCAtcttcgtgtgcgtgcacttGCGAGCAGCACGCGTCTATACCCCTCTCTGCTTGTCGCTTGTCGCTCCCTCTGTGTCGTTGCTTTTATACACGGCAAGCAAGGCATTTCTTATCCCTCTATGCGGGGCTGCGTGTACGGATGCGTGTGCCACCGCTTCCATCGGtggtgggagaggggcgcgcCGATGTGCGAGAGAGCGGAAGCGGTGAAGGCTGTCTTCTCGTTGCCTTCCCTCTCACTAACAGCTCCGCTGCACCTATTGCAACGAGCAGCTTCGGCCGACTTGCGATGCTTCCGCTCACTTGCTCTGAATCGACCTCACATGCGCCTTCAGTGTAAGGGTGTGCATATGTAGACCACTCCCTTGCTCAGTCGCCGCGAAGGAAAGGGCTGCGCCGTCCGCCTCACCTGCAGGCGAGTATGCGTACACGGAGACGGGTCATCCActacctcctccccctccgtcaGCCGCTCAAACACAACGACCAGCTCGCAGCGCTAcggctctctccttcctcctccctcatcgTCGCTTCATTGCCTCATGactgcagcggctctgcaCACTACTCGAAATCTCCGCCACAAACGGaaacgcccccccccccaccacacacatGCAGGCACAGAAGGGCGCCATTACGCACCCCCGCCCTCTTTCTGtcactccccctcccaccatCACTGCCAGTGTCTTTGTATCTCAACAAACGCGCCAGAGAGCGGAGAGGACGCGCgggagtggggagagggcagaAAACACACAAAGGGAGAACGGAAGAGGAACAGAGAGCCGCAACGCTCTCACGCGCCCTTCAAGGAGAACTTCTGCTTCTCGGCACTCTCCACCACGCGCTCGCGGTAGAGGCCCTTGCGCCGCTTAATGCGCTCCAAAAGCTGCTCCGCAATGTTTTTGGTCGCCACCTCGGCACCGTGCTCCTCGAATTCTTCCTTCGTTGTGGGCACAAAGTACGGATCGGCGTCGATGACCTCCCAGTGACtcatctgcagctgcgccgtcgaggcGCCTTGCGTCTGTACGCGCAGCTCGTCCTGCAAGCCGAACGCCTCAACAGCCGGTAGCCAGCAGCGGATGTAGAAGAGGTCGCTGCCCTCGTTCGGCACCTCCTCGACGATCtcagagcggcggcggttcAGTGAGGCGTAGATCTTGCCCTGGGTAAAGCCGGAGGAGTACACGGTGCACTCGTACACGGGCTCGACAAGACGGCGAGGGTGCAGCTTCATcgcagcgcggcacgccTCCCGCACGCTGGGCAGAACCATGCCGCCGGAGATGTCCGAGTCTGCGTCCACAAAGATGTTCGTCACCACAAAAGCCACCCCGTACAAGGGCTCCTGTGCCATCGGCCCGCTCTCGCAGGCGGCCTGGAAGCCTGCCACGATGGACTCTTTCCAGTCCTGCAGCGTCGTCCAGCATGCCACTGGATCCACAGTGCCGTCGAAGTTGGCGAGCAGCACTGCTCCAAGGAAGCCGAGCCGAGACGGgccgctggcgacgacgccaTTCTTGACATCCGCAGAAAAGCGCTTGTGCCCTGACAGGGCGGCCACTGCCTGCCGCAGAAGCTGCGGGTTATTGCCGCTGTTCTTCCCGTCTTCTTTGATCAGCTCGAGCACCTCggtcggcagcggccgcgctTGGAGGGTGATGTAGAAGGCGCCGTCCATGAGCGACGCGGTGTGCGGCTTCGGCTTGGCGCTCAGGTTGCTCACAATGGTTTCGCGAAAGGATACGAGCGGCTCCGAGGCGACCACCTCCACCTGTGCAAACGTGTCGATGAGGTCCTTGAGGCAGCGCTCTGCGTGAACTTCGCCTGCTGTGCCGATCACGTGCTCACCGGTTGGCAGCATGCTCACCTCCACCTGCGGGTCGACTTTGTagagcagccgcaggccccgctccagctcctgcaaGTTTCTTGGGTCCTTCGGGAAGACGGAGAGCCGCACTATCGAGGTGCTCTGCAGTACAAGCGGCTTGAAGGGCGGCATGCTAGGCAcgctgctgatggtggcGTACTTGGTGATGTACGAGGTGAGACCGCCGACACCGCAGAGGAAGCCAGCGCTCACCTCCGACGTCTCCTCAAGACCGGTGCCGCGGAAGAGATAGACGCTGCCTAccgtcgcctccaccaccacgccaTCGCTGTGGACATACACTGGCTGCccggcgcgcaggcgccCGCTGTAGACGCGCCCGAACCCAATGAAGGCGCCATCGTGGTTCTCCACGGAGCCGACGGCGCGACCGACGAGGTATTGTGTGTCGATTAGCTTGCAGACGTACACAATGCACGGCGCCTCCGGGGACTGATCGCAGTTCATgagcgcctccttcagctccgcGGGGGTGTCGGCCTCGAAGCCCGGGACGAGAGAAggcaggcggcgccgctgcaaggTGATCGGGGAGTCGAGTCTCGTGCAAACCGTGTCGAGCACACAGGGGGCGAGGGGCATCCATATCgagagcagcgccttcagctTGCGGCGCGGGTCGTGGCGCGGGTTGTTCCACTTGCTCTCGGCAATCTTCAGCTTCTCGGACAACTGCTTCTGCCGCTCCTCACTCGCGTTGTCACCGAGAAATGCGTCGTAGAGCTGCCAGATGGGTTCGAGCATGAGCTGCACAGCCAAGGGCAGCTGCCCCGCTTTCTTCGGCTTCGGGCTCACGGTCTTGGTCTTGGGGTCAAAGTAGTGCTCCCCCCAGAGAGCCTCCGCGAGGttgtgcagcggcaccttgTCCTTGTACAGCCTCACGAAAAAGTCCACGCCAACGGCCCAGCCGTCGTAGCAGCTGCAGAAAAGGACGTTGCCCTTGGATGGGTCGAACCACACGTCGTCGCTGGGGTCCTCGCGCTTCATGTCCTGATCCATCTCCTGTATCTTCATCTGGTTCGCATAGGATGCCAAGATGGCGTTGCAGATCTCGATgatgctgcgcaggcgcaggtATGCCTCCTCCGCAGTGTACTGCTGCGTTGTCACGAGCAAGTCGATCTTGTTCAGCACGAGGCACATCGACAGCCCCTCCTGGTAGGTGTGGCGCAGGATGGACGACGTCTGCTGGGTGACGCCATCCACGACgtcgacgatgacgacggcgccgtcgcacaGACGCATCGCCGTGGACACTTCGCACGAGAAGTCGATGTGCCCGGGGGAGTCGACGAGGTTCAGCACGTGGCTCTTGCCAGCGTaggcgtggtgcagcgcgatAGAGCTGGCCTTCATGGTTATGCAACGCTCCTGCTCATCAGGCCGGGAGtcgagcagccgcacctcaCCCGCCAGCTGCGGGGAAAGGATGCCGTTGCTGGCGACGAGGTAGTCGCTGAGGGTGGTCTTGCCATGATCCACGTGGGCGACCATGCAGAAGTTGCGGATGTTCTCCGGCTTTTCGCTCAGTTTCTGCGCAGCATCTGCCATGCTAACGCTCATGATACGGGGATGATAAAGCGCGTACGGTTACGTGCGgctatgtgtgtgcgtgtgtatgtgtgtgtgtggggggggggaacgcCGCGAGActgtcgccgcggcagtggtgagctctctttttttgtgtaAGTCTTGGCGCGTGTGGCGAACCGTGGAGGTGTGCACGTGCATTGAGTGGATACAGAGAGatgtatgtgcgcgtgtgtgtgtatgacACACCTGTGCAGACACACTCACACTAACACTCACTCAGACAGTGGAGTGCAACTGCGTCATGCGTGCATGTATGCGCGtgcagaggcggagaggcacAATGATGCGAGAAAACACCGCGAAGAGGACAGAACGGAAGGCGAGAAGATGCATCAGAAGTGTAGCAGGGGTTTGCTGCGATTCGCACAGCTTCCCTCATCCTCCTtgtccccctctctttctgccACCCGGCGACGCCCATACATCGTTTggcatgtgcacacacacgtttgGGTGTGTTGCaagtggaggagggaaggggcggATAGCGGTGGTAGCAGGCTCCTGCGCTCATTCCTTGAGAACTGCTATCACCGCATACACATGCGAATGCTGCCGTAGGGCGATGAAGAACGGGAAACGGCGACTGTTCTGTGTAGACCACGCCATGTACCgccacatgcgcacacagacaggcacCAGTCAAGGTAATGCCGACAACCTCTCGGCAGCCGCTTCCGTTTGAATGTTTGCTTTCGTGTACGTCCTACTACTACTACAACGAGgtcaggggagggggtgccggcgacgcacacgcgccgctcTCTTGGTCATGCAGCCTTGTAACGGGACGCCTTCTTGTTTTGGCGCACTCTCGCCGTGTTCGACTTCCCACCGTTACTGCACCGGCTGGCCtctgtcctcctcgccgccgtaCGCGTTCCTCAAGCACCCCGAGTGAGGGGCGCACAAAGACACAGCGCCAGACAAGTGCTTACAGGctggagagggaagagggggaggtcgGAGAGAAGGGGCAGAGCTACGAGAGGGGCAACaagtgcgcgcgcgatggCGGATGGTACCTGGGGCGCTGGAAATCATGTCAGCGCCGGCCTGGGGGGCATGCGTCCCTCCTTGTCTCTCACTCcatctcgccctctctccattCTTCTGAACGAATCTGCGTCTGTGATTAGCTGGGCCGCTCGCACTTTAGAACTTCTCGGGCTGGTTCTTGGGCAGCATCACGAAGAAGCCGTCGGAGCCGGTCTCGCCCGAGTAAGACTTTTCCTTCGGCATCAGGAAGTACAGGTAGATCAACATGACGAAGTACCCCACGCCCTGCACGTACTTCTTGCGCGACTGGATCTCGATAAGGTCGGTCGTCGACACATCCCACGGCTTCTTTGTGTGATGCTGGTAGTACTTCGCCTCCGGTGCTGGCATCTTGTCCACCTTCACGTCGATCGGCTGGAAGTATGTCCAGGGCATGTACGAATCGTAGATGGCCGTGTTCGGCTCCGGgaacggcgaggaggagcggatGCCGCGCTCGTTCATCGGGAAGGCGTTCTGGATGTCGGACATGTTGTTGTTGTCACCACCCGTGTGGAAAGTTGGGCCGTTGCCTACGAGCGCCCTGCGAGTGGCCGCGATGGCGCACGCGGACGTCTTGCGCATCATTGTATCGGaatggaaaaaaaagcgaagagaaaagggcgaagggggcggcggtgcgaggGACAGTCAAGCGTGCGCGATAAGCGGACACTGTGAAGCGTCGGTGTGGGAGAGACGTGTTTtgggaaggaggagagggcgcaAGTGCGTGAGCTCTTTGGTGTGTtgagaggagaaggcggggCGTGTGTGAATGAGGGATGTGTTGCACAAgggcgtcagcggcagcacaagcagcggcggcgggagagTGCCCATACAGACACCAtgggagaaagggaggagaagtGCAAGGGGtgggaaaagagggaggggggaaagTGGAGCAGCACAACAACGCACGTCTGCCACTGTCTGTATGCAACGGAACAAGATGAGCACAGCGGTAGGTGTAGTCGGCTGTGCGCCACTGCAGACGGCGGCATCAGGCACagagcacgcacgcacaccatACATGAAAGGCGGCTCCGTTCGAAAAAGGATggagtgagggagagaaTTACGAAAACGCTGACGCTGAGAGGAGCAGggtgaggagagggagacacatGGGCGCAAGCGCGTACACGCGACAAGGCAACTTGTTCTCCGTGCCGCCTCATGAGCGTGCTCAGACTTCGGTGTCGGCAATGATGCTGCCAAGACGCCCGTTAAAAAATGCGAGACATGAGAGGGGGTGAGCCGAccggagcgagagggagtggGTGCAGGCGGATGGCGCAGATACTGCCCGTGCGGTCCCCCTTTTCTCAACCGCCCGCGCATGTAAAtcggagggagggggcaagagcggcacacacgcgtacgaGACCACATTAGCGATGCGCGCCGAGAGCGCCATCATTGGTGCTCTCCACGCGCCGGCTTTTGTGGCAATCCGGTGTTGCCCTTCAGCCGCGCGAGGGCCAGCAaacggcgcagcagatcCGCCAGCCAAGCCTCGGTCACACCAGCCTGGCTGTTTGCGTGCACGCCCTCAATTTCCACCTCGAAGCTTGGGCACTGTtggccgtcggcgccgacgcgcgtAAAGGCGTACTCAAAGGActctgccgttgctgtcCACCGCCGCTTGCGACGAACGTACCCTTGCGGCTTTACAGCAGGCGCACTCGTTGCTGCCTTGGGCACCTCTGTGCTGATGGAGACACGAACGTCGTACGGGCAGCCCGGCACGAGCACCTCGATGTTGCACAGCCGCCTCTTCGCTATGCACCCGACAAACGATTCTGACCCGTCTTCGGCAACGACGTACGTGTAGCGGCCAGTCTTCGTAATGACATCCTCCGTCACGGACTGCTGGAACGGCAaggcctccgcctcttccgcaACATGTGCCTTCATCCTGGCGAAGTCTTCCGCGCTCACACCGACTTGAATGCGACGACGTCCGTCTTCCACAATACGCGGTGCATCGCGTGATGGAATTAATGTAGGGGTAGCGCCAACAGGGGCCTTCTGCGTGTTCTCACGTGCTCGCTTCTGAGGCTGGCCGATGCTACAAAGTCGCGCCTCAACCTCGATGTGCGGCTCTGACAAGAAGGGCTTCAGACGAGCGAGGAGCGACGCCGCTACTTCGAATAACGGATGTGGATCAAGAGAAGCCTCAGCATGGCCTGGAGACCTAGATGCGGCCTCCGCTGCGGTCGCTGGCGCAGTTGGTGTTGCCGAGGCTGGTACATTAGCTGCCTCTAGAGGCGACGGAGTACGAGGAGCTGACATGCTATCGCCCTTGGCTCACTGCTCTACTTCCTGTGTCTGTATAGTGTGGCGACAGGATAGCACTTGGCAGGCACGCCTACACCCGATactctcacgcacgcgcgtcccacacgtgtgtgtgtgtgtgctcgcgagagagagagagcgaggcgtAATATACCAAGCAAgatgggagggagggagaagcaaTGGAGCGTGGCAAATGAGCTGCTTCCAGCTCACGAGAGACCGTGAGAGGTAGGCTTCTCAACGActgccaccgtcgccagAAAGCTCCTCGCTGGCGCacaaggcagcagcgcatcggcTTCTTCACCaaggagaggtggtggtaaTGCtaggggcgggggtgggggcaccGTCAGTCTGTGAACACCCTTTTCAGATTTGCGTAGGCAAGTGTACGTCACCGTGACGAGGGAGGTGCACTGCACAGTGCGCCGCTAGGCGCGGCGAGCGCacccacacatgcacgcacacacactggCAACGATATATGAATGTACCCAACCACCAAGGGTGGCATCATCACTTCTTTGCGTGTTTTCCGTATCCCCACGCCTCGctcacatacgcacacggggaagcgcagcggccaGCAATGaagagcacagcagcagcagcagcagcagctctcacCTTCCACCcctacacagagagagacgtgcaCAGTCGCACACGCTTTTCATCAGAGCGGACGGCTGCGTTTGCGCCGCAGGAGAGGGCACTCGGACCGCGAGTGTCCCGTTTCGTTGCAGAAGTTACAGTAGGAGTACGCTGACccgtgcgccgtcgcgtgcgGCACCGCGTTtgacgaggcggccgcctgcATCTCGCTCAGCCGCTCCGTCATGTGTGCCACCTGGCGGGTGTGGTCGCGAGCCCGCTCTTCGGCAGTTTTGCGTGACTCTAGCGCCGCCGGCAGGACTTCGGCGAGGAGCCGCGCTGCATCCACGTGCTTGGGGTCGAGCTTGACACACTTGGTCAGCGCGTCGTACGCGTCGCCAACCTTCTTGAGCTTCGCCTTTGCAGCACCGAGCCGGTAGAAACCACGGGCGTACGTGTCATCCGCCTTGatcgcctccagcgcgtcATCGGCGCTCTCCTCGATGCGCTCAGCGCGGAAGTACGCGGCGCTGCGATTGCTCAGCAGCGTTGCCTTCTCCCTCGAGGTGCCGGTAGAGGGGAATAAATCGAGCGCCTTTCCGAAGTGTCGAATGGCCTCTAGATAGCTCGTCTTCTGCATGGCCTCCATCGCGCGCTCAAGGCTCTTCTCGTAGTAATAGGCGTCCTTCGCCTCTGCGCTTGCCACCCCGCGGCCAGCCTGCACGAGTGCGTGACAGCGCTGGGCCCCGTCCACATACGTGGAGTTATTTGCATCCAGCCTGCTGGCCACCGAGTAGTAGAAGGAAGCCTCGCTGTAACGCTTCAGACCCTCttcggcggctgcgacgcgGCCGTGCGCCTTGGCATTGCCGGGCTGCAAGCTGATGACCTCCCGCGCAACCTTGCTCGACATCTCATAGTTCTTGAGTGCCGCGTAACAGGCACTGATGTTGttgagcgcgcgcgctcgcaccTCCGCTGTTGCCCCATCCAACGCCTCTATCACGGAGTACACGCTGATCGCCTCGTGGTACTTGCCCG is a genomic window of Leishmania donovani BPK282A1 complete genome, chromosome 25 containing:
- a CDS encoding RNA triphosphatase, putative, which translates into the protein MSAPRTPSPLEAANVPASATPTAPATAAEAASRSPGHAEASLDPHPLFEVAASLLARLKPFLSEPHIEVEARLCSIGQPQKRARENTQKAPVGATPTLIPSRDAPRIVEDGRRRIQVGVSAEDFARMKAHVAEEAEALPFQQSVTEDVITKTGRYTYVVAEDGSESFVGCIAKRRLCNIEVLVPGCPYDVRVSISTEVPKAATSAPAVKPQGYVRRKRRWTATAESFEYAFTRVGADGQQCPSFEVEIEGVHANSQAGVTEAWLADLLRRLLALARLKGNTGLPQKPARGEHQ
- a CDS encoding elongation factor 2-like protein, which codes for MSVSMADAAQKLSEKPENIRNFCMVAHVDHGKTTLSDYLVASNGILSPQLAGEVRLLDSRPDEQERCITMKASSIALHHAYAGKSHVLNLVDSPGHIDFSCEVSTAMRLCDGAVVIVDVVDGVTQQTSSILRHTYQEGLSMCLVLNKIDLLVTTQQYTAEEAYLRLRSIIEICNAILASYANQMKIQEMDQDMKREDPSDDVWFDPSKGNVLFCSCYDGWAVGVDFFVRLYKDKVPLHNLAEALWGEHYFDPKTKTVSPKPKKAGQLPLAVQLMLEPIWQLYDAFLGDNASEERQKQLSEKLKIAESKWNNPRHDPRRKLKALLSIWMPLAPCVLDTVCTRLDSPITLQRRRLPSLVPGFEADTPAELKEALMNCDQSPEAPCIVYVCKLIDTQYLVGRAVGSVENHDGAFIGFGRVYSGRLRAGQPVYVHSDGVVVEATVGSVYLFRGTGLEETSEVSAGFLCGVGGLTSYITKYATISSVPSMPPFKPLVLQSTSIVRLSVFPKDPRNLQELERGLRLLYKVDPQVEVSMLPTGEHVIGTAGEVHAERCLKDLIDTFAQVEVVASEPLVSFRETIVSNLSAKPKPHTASLMDGAFYITLQARPLPTEVLELIKEDGKNSGNNPQLLRQAVAALSGHKRFSADVKNGVVASGPSRLGFLGAVLLANFDGTVDPVACWTTLQDWKESIVAGFQAACESGPMAQEPLYGVAFVVTNIFVDADSDISGGMVLPSVREACRAAMKLHPRRLVEPVYECTVYSSGFTQGKIYASLNRRRSEIVEEVPNEGSDLFYIRCWLPAVEAFGLQDELRVQTQGASTAQLQMSHWEVIDADPYFVPTTKEEFEEHGAEVATKNIAEQLLERIKRRKGLYRERVVESAEKQKFSLKGA